The genomic DNA TCAGTCACTGCCACGAGCATGTGATTCTTTAACTCTGGATAATCACGACCGAGATCGTAACCTCCAATGATTCCTTCCTTTAATAGCTGTTGGTTTACTTCTTTCACAGGCTTATTTAAGACAACTACAAATTCATTAAAACATGGTCCATTAAAGGCAATGGTGAATCCTTTATTTTCAAATGCTTTCTTTGCATAGTGAGCTCTTTGGATATTGCTCACAGCCATCTCTTTGACGCCTTTTTTCCCTAAAGCCGTCATAGCTACCGAAGCAGCTAAAGCATTCAACGCTTGGTTTGAGCAAATATTAGATGTTGCCTTGTCACGTCGGATATGTTGTTCTCTTGCTTGAAGCGTTAAAACAAACCCTCTTCTTCCTTGATCATCTTTTGTTTGACCAACAAGACGACCAGGAATTTTACGAACCAATTTATTCGTTACAGCAAAATAACCGCAATGTGGTCCACCAAATGAAGTTGGAATTCCAAACGGCTGTGCATCTCCCGCTACAATATCAGCAACAAAGGCTCCCGGAGGTGTTAATGCACCAAGGGACAAAGGATTACTTGATACGACAAACATTGCTTTGTTCGCGTGAATGATTTCCTCGAGTTCTTTCATCGGCTCGATTCTTCCAAAGAAGTTTGGATACTGTACGATAACGGCTGCAATATCATCACCCATTTCGCTCTTTAACGCCTCTAAATCAGTAACACCATCTTGGTATGGAATCTCTACGACTTCTACGTATTGTCCTTTTGCATACGTCTTGACTACATCCTTTGTTTCCGGATGTACTGTACTAGAGAGAAGCACCTTTTTACGCTTCGTATGACCAGAGCTTAGCATCGCCGCTTCTGCCAAAGCGGTACCACCGTCATACATCGAAGAGTTAGCTACGTCCATACCTGTTAATTCACAAATCATTGTTTGAAATTCAAAGATCGCCTGTAACTCACCTTGTGAAATTTCTGGTTGATAAGGTGTATAGGCTGTGTAAAATTCTGAACGTGAAAGAACATGATCCACAATGACAGGCATGTAATGATCATACACACCAGCTCCTAAAAAGGAAGTATGTGAGCGTAAGTCGGCATTTTTAGAAGCCAAAAGAGTTAATTCTTTTAATAAGGCTGTCTCCGATTTAGCTTTTTTAATATTATATTCTCCCTTAAACTGTACACTTTCTGGAATATCGTTAAAAAGCTCCTGAACATCGGAAATTCCGATTTCTTCTAGCATGGCTTTTTTATCGGTTTCTGTCATTGGTAAGTAGCGATGCTTCATGACGTTTGTTCCTCCCTTATTTCTTTTCCCTTTTATAAAATGGTGTTGGTATCACTTTCACCTTCAAGCGTTTCCCACGAATCTCAATGGTTAGCTCCGACTCTGCAGATACGACTGTTGAATCCACTAACGCTAAGCCAATGTTTCTTTTCAACGTAGGTGATTGTGTTCCAGTTGTTACTTCTCCTACGAGTTGTTCACCCACATACACCGGATAACCATGTCTTGGTATGCCTCTGTCAATCATTTCAATGCCTATTAGTTTACGAGGGATTCCAGCTTCCTTTTGCTGCTTTAAAGCTTGCTTTCCAATAAAATCTACTTCCTTATTAACTTTCACAGCGAAACCAATACCAGCTTCTAACGGAGAAATCGTGGAAGAAAGCTCCTGACCATAAAGGGCCAAATTAGCTTCGAAGCGAAGGGTATCACGAGCGCCTAAGCCACAAGGAAGAACGCCGTCTTCTTTACCTGCCTCAAGAATGGTTTCCCATAGGAAAGTCGCATCTTCACTCTTACAGTACACCTCAAAGCCATCTTCTCCGGTATACCCTGTTCTGGAAACAAGTGCCTCTTTTCCTCCGATGGATACTTTCTCTTGAAATTTAAAATATCCAATTGTCGAAAGGTCAGCTGTATCAACTAGCTTCTGAAGAACCTGTTCGGCAAGCGGGCCTTGAAGAGCTAGCTGGCCCATTTGTTCAGAAAGATTCAAAAGCGTTACATCCCCTTCAACACGATCGTTTAACCATGTAAAATCTTTTTCAATATTTGAAGCATTTACAACAAGCAGATAATGGTCGTGATTCAGTTTATAGATGAGAAGATCGTCGACCGTACCACCATTCTCGTAGCACATAGCAGTATATTGTGCATCACCTATTTGCAGCTTCGATACATCATTCGTCATCATTTTTTGGAGGTAGGCCAAACTGTCTGTCCCTTTCACTTCAATTTCTCCCATATGAGAAACATCGAACAATCCTGCCTTCGTTCTTACAGCCTCATGCTCTTCTTTAATGCTTGAAAATTGAACTGGCAGTTCCCATCCTCCAAAGTCAATGGTTTTCCCACCATATTGTTGATACACGTCAAAAAGCGGTGTTCTTTTTAGTTGCGCCACTATCATTTCCCCCTTTTCAAATCATAAAAAAAGGACAGAGACCCCCCTCTTTACTTAAGAAAGGTCTCTGTCCTGGCACCTGAAAGTTTACCGTTTGGCTGTCCCCTTTGGTGGCTTCAAATGATGAAGCGCTCTCCAGAGCTGCGTCAAACAAGAGTTCTTTTGCCTGAGAGATTCACAAATTTTTGTTTGCTCCTTCGGCGCTACTTAGAAGTAGTCTCTCCCCTTGTTCTCATTCGCATTATAAAATTTCCCAATTTGGATCATACTAAGCTGTACTATAGAACATTCGTCAAAATAAACTATAATGTGACAAATTTCAAAACTTTTAAGATATTATCATCCTACCATTTCGAAACCCATACGGCAATATATTTATCGATCAAAAAAGGGAGTTGTTTTTAATGACGGTAGAGATTGAGTTTGATTCTTCTTGGCAGGAGGGACTGGTAGAGAAAATTACAAATGACGGCCCTTGGGGGAACTTTGAGTTATATAAGCTAGCGGTAGAGGTAGAAAAACATACGGTTATTGATAATTTTGAGGGATTACAAGCTCCCAAACATCTCCCTAATTTAACACCGCTACCTCATCAGCTAGAAGTTGCCAAGCAAGTTGTTGAAAGTATGAACGGAAAAGCCATCCTTGCAGATGAAGTAGGTTTGGGGAAAACGATCGAAGCAGGGCTTATTTTAAAAGAATACATGATTAGAGGTCTTGTAAAAAAAGTCCTCATTCTTGTTCCCGCCTCCCTTGTTACCCAATGGTCATATGAATTAACAAGTAAATTTTATATTCCGGCAGTTGCACAACGTAAAAGCTATGTGTGGGAACAGTGTGATGTAGTTGTATCTTCCATCGATACAGCTAAACGTGCTCCACATCGAGAAATCATTCTCTCTCAAGATTATGATCTGATTATTATTGATGAAGCACATAAATTAAAAAACAATAAAACAAAAAACTATGAATTTGTACAAAGCTTAAAGAAAAAATTCTGTTTACTTCTAACAGCAACCCCTATTCAAAATCGAGTTGGTGAGATTTTCAACCTTGTCTCTCTCTTAAAACCTGGTCATCTAGGAAATGAATCTGTGTTTAATGAAAAATATAAGAAGGATTCCCGCGATATTAACGATAATGAACATTTAAAAGAGCTTGTAAATAAAGTGATGATTAGAAATCGTCGAGCAGACACAGGTATTGAATGGACGAAAAGACAAGTTGAAACCATTCCTATTGAGCTTACTAAGGAAGAGCAGGATTTGTATGATTCTGTTACTGAACTACGATCAGAGGGAGACTGGACAACGACATCCGCTTTCTCAGTCATGACTCTTCAAAGAGAAGCATGCAGTAGTAGAGAGGCAGTGTTTTTCACATTAAAGAATATGCTTGAAAAGAAAGAAAACCCCTCGAAGGAATATCAGGATCAAATCACATATTTAATCGAGAAGGTAAACGCCGTTCATACGAATTCGAAGGCCGTCAAAGCTCTAGAATTGATTCAACAAGTAAATGATAAAGTCATTATTTTTACCGAATATCGAGCCACTCAGCTCTATCTTCAATGGTATCTAAAGCAAAATGGAATCAGTTCCGTACCCTTCCGTGGTGGATTTAAAAGAGGCAAAAAAGACTGGATGAGACAGCTTTTTGAAAACAATGTACAGGTCCTTATTGCAACCGAAGCAGGAGGAGAAGGAATTAATCTTCAGTTCTGTAATCATATCATTAATTTTGATCTACCTTGGAATCCAATGAGATTAGAGCAACGTATCGGGAGAATTCATCGCCTAGGTCAAGAAAAAGACGTAATGATTTATAATTTTGCAACTAAAGGAACTGTGGAAGAACATGTTCTAAAGCTACTACATGAAAAAATTAATTTATTTGAAAAAGTAATTGGTGATCTCGATGATATTCTGACTCGGTTAGAGTTTGGTAGCTTTGAGGATCATCTATCAGATATATTCGGAAACTCCACCTCTGAAGGGGAAATGCGAATAAAAATGGACAATCTAGCTTCCATGATTCAATTTGCTGAAGAAGTAAAGGATGGTGATTATCGTGCAGCAACAGGAAATTCATAATTTTTTGGTGAAGTATTTTACTGCTAACCAATGTGAAATACTCGTAAATACCGGTTCATATATAACCGTACAATTAACAGTTGAATTAGATAAGGAATTGATGAATCGTCCGTTTTACTGGCATTACTTAGAAAAAACAGGTGGAGTTCCAAACCCTATGAAACTTACGCTTATTACGGATCAAAAAAAGACACCTGAAGATATTAAAGGCGAGGTCATCCATTTTGGCTCGCCAAGACTTCATCAAATATTTCATTCAACTAAAAACCTTGCTGGATATATTCGGCTTTATGAAGATCATCAAGCAACCATGGGTCAACAAGTACCATTACGTCCTTGGTTAGGTATGAACGTAAAAATCTCCTATCAATGTGACCGTAAAAGAGACGTCTTTCGGTCGATAGGTCTACAATTAATTAATGGTCAACTAGTCGAGAACTTTCACAATGAACTGTTAAAATTACAATTAGCTCGCAAAATACCTGACTACTCCTTTACCTTATCACCACTTATTATGCCGAATAGTGGGGTAACACGAATTCAGAATATGATTCGTTCAAACATTCTTGAAGAAGATCATTCATGGGCAAACGATGCTAGAGAACGCTGGTCAAAAGACATGAAATTGCTGGAGCATTTTTATGAAGAAGCGGAGGAAAAAGGAGAAAGCTATGAAAATGAAAAACGAGCCTTACAGGAGCAATACGAACCAAAAGTTCAGATTTCGATAATAAATGGCGGTATTTTTTACTTATCTGAAAAAGCAATTTAAAAGGGAACGACTCATTTGTCATTCCCTTTTAATGATTTCTCTCTTTTTCCTTTGTTCATCATAATGACATATGGAAGAATACCAAACCAACGAAAAGCAAACGCTTCTCTTGTTTCTTTTTTTTCCTTCCTCATCTTTTTTCTTTCTTCCTTTGGTTGATCAATATATTTTGTAATCGTTTGTGTAATGTATTTCACATAATCATTTACTGCGCTCATGTTTTTGCCTCCCTTATAGTCATTAACAGTATGACCAAATACAATTTAACTAAACCCATAGGGAGCTACACTGGTAACAACCATTTTACTAATTTTCCGCTTCCCACCTCATACTGAGCTATTGCTTTAATCGATAGTGTACCCTGAGTCATAAAAAAAGTGACTTCAACATATTGGCTAGTAATCTGTTTTACCGTATACGTCACAGTGGTGTCTGAATATGATGCTATTCCATCTACAGGAATCACAGCTCCTTCCATTTCCTCAGAGATCTTCTTCGATGTGAGCAAAAATAAGTACTGTCGTCTTTCTTGTTGATTAACTGAAGCCACTATCCCTTTTTCGGAAACGTACTGGTTAAACTCAATCGTTAAAAATAGAGAGACTAATAGAAAGATACATAAACTTATAGGATACATAAACCCCTTTTCATTCATGGTCCTCCCACCACCTGAAGGAAAGGAAACAGTTGGTCCTCATATAAGACGTTATTGTTTCCAATAACAGAAATTGAGATACTTTTTTGATTTTGTCTGAACTCAACACTATTAATATTTTGTAAAACTATTTCATGACCTTGAAATTGGACCAATCGACGGATGTATGGCCCATATTTCTCATACGTGACTAATTCCCCAACACTTTGTAAATAAAGCTTTCCGTTTTTTACCTCAACATAATCACAACCTTGAAGTTCCGTATTTAACTGACTAATAAAGAGCTCGAATTCTAATTGTTGTGTTCGATTCGTAACATGGTTCATGTTCAAAATAATCGAAAAAATATAAGGTAAAAAAGAGGCAAGCATACAATAAATCGAGAAAGCTATCAACATCTCAATTAAAGTAAATCCGTGATTATTAAAAACTGTCACATAGGAGAACTTCCTTTTTAAAAGCATTTTCATATTTTACACACACCTCATTTTTAGACACTTCCTTTGTTACAGTAAATGACTTCCCTTTTCTCTCTACTGTTAATTGGTCTATGAATAATCCGGTGAACATTGCTTCCTGTAAGGAATCATATAATAGCTTTGAAGCCTCTCGACTATATTGAGTGTTAAGCGACTGCTTACTTACCTGAATAAACATCGGGAGTAAAAATAAAGTTATTACCAACCAAATGGACAGAGAAAGCAATAGTTCAACAAGGAAAAAACCATTAGTTTTGTACAACATAAAATCTTCCCTTCCCTATGTTAAACGTTAATTTATACCGTTCTTCTTGTATGTCAATAAACAAAGTCCCAAAGGTATTTATATTTCCAGATGTGTTATAACGAAAATACAACTTCTGTGAACCCTCTCTAATGTTCACCTTGTTTGAGTAGACCCGATCAACAATATAATTCCCATTTTGATCCTTGGCGTAATATCGATGAGTTTGTGGGAGGATATTTACTGAGACAACAGTATGATTTGAAATGGCATATTGTTGTATATAATAAAGATCATCTTTGAATTGTGAAAAAAAGAGCTGTTTATCGAGGTAAAACATTTGAGGACGAACAAAAAGAAAAGAAAATGAAACTACCAAAGCAAACATACTTAATACAAAAATAGATTCTATTAATGTAAACCCATTATTGTTATTCATTATTAGCTGAGACAGCTCCCGTAGACGAGATCGTCACGATATCTCCATTTGGACAGGTTAATTGGTTGTCTTGTAGATACCCTTCTGTTTGTAATTCTGCCAAATCGGTTGGCAAACGATTTTTATCCATTTCAAAGGATTGAACCTGGGCTTCTACCATTTTTATAAAAGCCTCACATCCTTTTTCTTTAATATTGCTATTATGCTTACTGATGTTTGGAACTGCAATGATTAATAATACTGAAATCACAAGCAAAACAATCATCATTTCTATAAGTGTAAAAGCCTTCTCATTTCGGATGAATTTTTTCATTTTTTTCCTCCTTAAGATCATATACCCTCCATTAAATGGAACATCGGTAGTAAGATGGATAGATACATTGAAATCACTAATAATCCTACAAGTAGGTATATAGACGGTTGAATAAATTTCATTATGTAATTCACTTTTTCTTGAAATCTATTCATACAATAGCTGCTAAAGAAATGAAACTCTTGATCAAGCCGGCCATTTTTTTGGCCGTGCTGGATAATAATTGATAAGTCACGCTCAAATATCTTCTGCTTTTTAATAATTTCCTCTAGACTAGTCCCTTTTAATAGATGTTGCTTCAAATAAACTCCTAGCTCTTGATCAAACTTGTTTTTCTTATTTCCTTCAAAAAGACTAACCGCCTCAAAAATCGAAAGCCCCCCTCCTAACAAATAACTCATTTGCACAGAAAAATAGTGAGTAATTAATAATTGAAAAAACGGACCACACCACGGAATGGACACTAAAATCTCTTTTTGTTTCATGGCGGAATAATTCTTGAAGGCAAAAAGATAGTAACTAGCACATACAAGTAGAGTTAATACTAAAAGAGCACTAATGAAGGGGAAAGAAGAGCCAATAAGGAGAATAACCCTTGTAAAGAAGTTGGAAGACAACCCCATGGATTGAAAGAGAGATACAAACTTTGGTAAAAGGAATTGATCAACAAATACAAAAAGGAGGATAGTAGTAAAAACAAGAATAAGGGGATAAGTTAATACTTTAATTAGTTCTTTCTTATCTTTCTGTTGCTTCATCATATAATTACTTGCTTCCATATATGCATGAGCTTGACCACCATGTTGCTCTGCAAAATACACATAGCTGACTAAGGTTTGGTGGAATCCTAATTTTTGAATAACGAACGAAAAAGCGAAACCCTCTCTTAGTAATTTGATACTTTTACTCAGTTGGATTTTCTTCCCTTCTCCCATCTGTAAGGAAGTGGATTCCAACGCCTCGGCCAGGGAGTACCCTCTATCAAGTAATTCACCCACATGTTTTAGCAAGTTGGATTGCTCCGTTAATAACCACTTATTTGATTTCATTGTCCAACACCCATCGATCATACTCCGTTTCTTTTATAAAACCGAGTGCAATCCCCTTTGATATGACCTTCCTTAGGGTCGTATAGTCATACGCTCTTTTCTCCCCTCTTGCCTCCTGAATAACATGACTTAATGGTTGACCTGCTAATAGTTCAAACACACACGCTTTCTTTGAACGCTCACAACCAAAACAAGCATTTGAACATTCAGCTGTACAAAGTGTACAACTAAGTTCTACTAATCTTTGAGCCGTAACTGCAACAAGAGTTTGTTCGATTTCAATCCAATCTACACCAAATTCAAGAAGTCGATAAATCGCCCCTTTTGCATCGCGAGTGTGCATAGTTGATAACACAAGATGTCCTGTTAACGCTGCTCTCACTGCCGTTTTGGCTGTCTCACTGTCTCGAATTTCACCCACCATTATTATATCTGGGTCATGACGAAGGATAGCTTTCAATCCTGTCGCATAGGATATTCCAGCTTTTTCATTCACTTGAACCTGTAAAACAGCGTCACTTTCCTTTTCAATTGGATCTTCTAAAGCAATCACATTTCGGTCAAATAAATTCGTACTCTTTTCGAGCAAGGTGTATAAGGTTGTTGTTTTTCCACTGCCAGTTGGACCAGTTAAGATGATTAATCCGTGGGCATGCTTTAGTAAGGCAAGAAGCTTATTGGTCATATAAGGGAATAAGGAAACTTGGTAAGAAGGGATTGTATGGTGTTCGGGGAGCAGTCGTATGACTAAACTTTCTTTCTTATTGCCTGGAAGAGTAGAGAGGCGCAAACCAATTTGCTGATGATCGACCATTATCGAATAGGAACCGTTTTGAGGTCGCCTTTTTTCCCCAATATCCATGGATGCACTAAATTTAAAATGGGAGATTAACCTTTCGCATTCTTCAATAGGTAAAGAGTAGCGAGTAACAAGGCGATGTGCCACTCTAAATTGAACAAGAGTGTCAAGCTTGCGTGGGATAATGTGGATATCGGTTGCTTGCTTTGTAACAGCATCCTTCAACATTCGATCGGCTAATTCTTCAATCGAAGTCACCAATAAGACACCACCTTTTCATTTGGATAAACCTATCGTATCACTTCAATCGAAAATGAGGGGAGAAAAAGTGTGAATATTTTTCAACAAAGCAACCATAATAATTAGTACAAACAAGTTAGTAACAGCACTAATTGATACGAAAAATGGGCTATAGCCAAGCGGTAAGGCAACGGACTTTGACTCCGTCATGCGTTGGTTCGAATCCAGCTAGCCCAGTAAGAAAAGCGGAGAAAGCTTGTTCAGCCCCGACAGGCATAAGACGAATCTTGCAGGAAGGCCCGCCTTCCGGAGAGATTTGGCTTATGACCCCGAGGGGCTAGCTTTCGTAGCTGGACAACAAAGTAAAAAAGGGGAAGACCTTGGTCTTCCCTTTTTTAACTAGCTACTTTTTTAATCATTTTTCTGTTCAAAATGCTCTTTAATGCGTCTGGGTTGTAACCGACCACTAACTTTTTGCCATCAGTAACAATAGGCCTTTTTAACAATCTAGGCTCTTCAACGAGCATATTGATTACCTGTGAAAGAGTAAGGTCATTCATATCCTGATTAAGACTTTTAAATACTCGGCTTCTTGTTGCAAGTAATTCGTCCAATCCCTCTGTGGTAAGTGAAAGTAATACTTTTAATTCCTCACTTGTCGGTGTTTCTTTAAATAAATGCCTCTCCTCATATGCCACCGCATTGGCTGTCAGCCACTTTTTCGTTTTTCGACAAGATGTACAACTTGGATAAGTGAAAAATATCAAATCATTCATCCTTTTCCCGCCTTTGAAGGTGTTTTCATTGTTCTGTTAAATATATTTTAATCTTTTGTATAACTTTTATATAGTTATTTGTTCAATATTTCGCCAACAAGTTGTGAACATTTTATAAACTAATAGTGAATACAGTTTTTACTATCTCCGCCTGTATTATAATGGAATAAATTTAAGGAGATCCGAGAGGTGTGGCTAAGATGGAACAAACATTGAAAATAACAAATGTATTATCGGACCCAACTCGTTATTACATTTATCAGTACATTACCAAAAGACATCAGGAAGTTACCGTTCAAGAAATTGCAGACAATTTTAATATTCATCCGAACGTAGCAAGATTACATCTTTCTAAGCTTGAAGATGTGAACATGCTGATCTCGGAAACAAAAAAAACGGGCAAAGGTGGTAGACCAAGTAGGTTATACCGATTGTCAGATGACCTCATTCAGTTGAATTTTCCGTTCCGAGACTATCAGATGTTAGCTAAAATCACTATGGAATCCATGCTCTCTCTTGGAGAAGAAGGTCATAAAGTGTTACGTATGACCGGGAAAAGATTTGGTAAGGAAATGATTGAGCAAGAAATGACCAGATCTCATAATGGAGAGTTCCCTACTTTTGAAAAAAAGTTAAATACATTAAAAAACGCGGCAACAATGGCTGGCTTTTACCCAGAATTCGAAGTGAGTGAAGACCAGACTCGAATATATTTCCAAATTTTCAACTGTCCATTTAAAGAAATTGCGACCGAACATCCAGATGCTGTTTGTGAAACACATCACGAATTTTTAAAAGGAATGTTTGAATCTCTGTTTAATGACGTTGAGCTTTTAGAAAAGCAAAACATAATTAAAGGTTGCGAGGCTTGTGCTTATCAAGCATTAATAACGAATTAAAAACAAACTCCTGTTTACTTTTTCATAGCGGTTACATTATAATATTGTAAGGTAAGGGACTTGTAGGGTGAAAAGGAGGGATCATATGGATCGTATGTTTAGAGTATTGGGGTTTTGGACAGGTATTTTTGCCGTTATGTTCTACTTAGGGCATATGCCACAAACGTCATTGCTATTCTTTGGTCAAACGGGATTTTTCATTCTGTTAAGCTACCTAAAGCTTTCTGAACGTATGTATATTTATATTTTTGGTGCCTATTTAACAGTGTTC from Robertmurraya sp. FSL R5-0851 includes the following:
- the gcvPA gene encoding aminomethyl-transferring glycine dehydrogenase subunit GcvPA, yielding MKHRYLPMTETDKKAMLEEIGISDVQELFNDIPESVQFKGEYNIKKAKSETALLKELTLLASKNADLRSHTSFLGAGVYDHYMPVIVDHVLSRSEFYTAYTPYQPEISQGELQAIFEFQTMICELTGMDVANSSMYDGGTALAEAAMLSSGHTKRKKVLLSSTVHPETKDVVKTYAKGQYVEVVEIPYQDGVTDLEALKSEMGDDIAAVIVQYPNFFGRIEPMKELEEIIHANKAMFVVSSNPLSLGALTPPGAFVADIVAGDAQPFGIPTSFGGPHCGYFAVTNKLVRKIPGRLVGQTKDDQGRRGFVLTLQAREQHIRRDKATSNICSNQALNALAASVAMTALGKKGVKEMAVSNIQRAHYAKKAFENKGFTIAFNGPCFNEFVVVLNKPVKEVNQQLLKEGIIGGYDLGRDYPELKNHMLVAVTELRTKEEIDLFVDRMGDYHA
- the gcvT gene encoding glycine cleavage system aminomethyltransferase GcvT, producing MIVAQLKRTPLFDVYQQYGGKTIDFGGWELPVQFSSIKEEHEAVRTKAGLFDVSHMGEIEVKGTDSLAYLQKMMTNDVSKLQIGDAQYTAMCYENGGTVDDLLIYKLNHDHYLLVVNASNIEKDFTWLNDRVEGDVTLLNLSEQMGQLALQGPLAEQVLQKLVDTADLSTIGYFKFQEKVSIGGKEALVSRTGYTGEDGFEVYCKSEDATFLWETILEAGKEDGVLPCGLGARDTLRFEANLALYGQELSSTISPLEAGIGFAVKVNKEVDFIGKQALKQQKEAGIPRKLIGIEMIDRGIPRHGYPVYVGEQLVGEVTTGTQSPTLKRNIGLALVDSTVVSAESELTIEIRGKRLKVKVIPTPFYKREKK
- a CDS encoding DEAD/DEAH box helicase encodes the protein MTVEIEFDSSWQEGLVEKITNDGPWGNFELYKLAVEVEKHTVIDNFEGLQAPKHLPNLTPLPHQLEVAKQVVESMNGKAILADEVGLGKTIEAGLILKEYMIRGLVKKVLILVPASLVTQWSYELTSKFYIPAVAQRKSYVWEQCDVVVSSIDTAKRAPHREIILSQDYDLIIIDEAHKLKNNKTKNYEFVQSLKKKFCLLLTATPIQNRVGEIFNLVSLLKPGHLGNESVFNEKYKKDSRDINDNEHLKELVNKVMIRNRRADTGIEWTKRQVETIPIELTKEEQDLYDSVTELRSEGDWTTTSAFSVMTLQREACSSREAVFFTLKNMLEKKENPSKEYQDQITYLIEKVNAVHTNSKAVKALELIQQVNDKVIIFTEYRATQLYLQWYLKQNGISSVPFRGGFKRGKKDWMRQLFENNVQVLIATEAGGEGINLQFCNHIINFDLPWNPMRLEQRIGRIHRLGQEKDVMIYNFATKGTVEEHVLKLLHEKINLFEKVIGDLDDILTRLEFGSFEDHLSDIFGNSTSEGEMRIKMDNLASMIQFAEEVKDGDYRAATGNS
- a CDS encoding YqhG family protein; amino-acid sequence: MQQQEIHNFLVKYFTANQCEILVNTGSYITVQLTVELDKELMNRPFYWHYLEKTGGVPNPMKLTLITDQKKTPEDIKGEVIHFGSPRLHQIFHSTKNLAGYIRLYEDHQATMGQQVPLRPWLGMNVKISYQCDRKRDVFRSIGLQLINGQLVENFHNELLKLQLARKIPDYSFTLSPLIMPNSGVTRIQNMIRSNILEEDHSWANDARERWSKDMKLLEHFYEEAEEKGESYENEKRALQEQYEPKVQISIINGGIFYLSEKAI
- a CDS encoding YqzE family protein, giving the protein MSAVNDYVKYITQTITKYIDQPKEERKKMRKEKKETREAFAFRWFGILPYVIMMNKGKREKSLKGNDK
- the comGF gene encoding competence type IV pilus minor pilin ComGF, which encodes MTVFNNHGFTLIEMLIAFSIYCMLASFLPYIFSIILNMNHVTNRTQQLEFELFISQLNTELQGCDYVEVKNGKLYLQSVGELVTYEKYGPYIRRLVQFQGHEIVLQNINSVEFRQNQKSISISVIGNNNVLYEDQLFPFLQVVGGP
- the comGE gene encoding competence type IV pilus minor pilin ComGE, producing the protein MLYKTNGFFLVELLLSLSIWLVITLFLLPMFIQVSKQSLNTQYSREASKLLYDSLQEAMFTGLFIDQLTVERKGKSFTVTKEVSKNEVCVKYENAFKKEVLLCDSF
- the comGD gene encoding competence type IV pilus minor pilin ComGD, whose translation is MNNNNGFTLIESIFVLSMFALVVSFSFLFVRPQMFYLDKQLFFSQFKDDLYYIQQYAISNHTVVSVNILPQTHRYYAKDQNGNYIVDRVYSNKVNIREGSQKLYFRYNTSGNINTFGTLFIDIQEERYKLTFNIGKGRFYVVQN
- the comGC gene encoding competence type IV pilus major pilin ComGC; this encodes MKKFIRNEKAFTLIEMMIVLLVISVLLIIAVPNISKHNSNIKEKGCEAFIKMVEAQVQSFEMDKNRLPTDLAELQTEGYLQDNQLTCPNGDIVTISSTGAVSANNE
- the comGB gene encoding competence type IV pilus assembly protein ComGB, whose amino-acid sequence is MKSNKWLLTEQSNLLKHVGELLDRGYSLAEALESTSLQMGEGKKIQLSKSIKLLREGFAFSFVIQKLGFHQTLVSYVYFAEQHGGQAHAYMEASNYMMKQQKDKKELIKVLTYPLILVFTTILLFVFVDQFLLPKFVSLFQSMGLSSNFFTRVILLIGSSFPFISALLVLTLLVCASYYLFAFKNYSAMKQKEILVSIPWCGPFFQLLITHYFSVQMSYLLGGGLSIFEAVSLFEGNKKNKFDQELGVYLKQHLLKGTSLEEIIKKQKIFERDLSIIIQHGQKNGRLDQEFHFFSSYCMNRFQEKVNYIMKFIQPSIYLLVGLLVISMYLSILLPMFHLMEGI
- the comGA gene encoding competence type IV pilus ATPase ComGA, which encodes MTSIEELADRMLKDAVTKQATDIHIIPRKLDTLVQFRVAHRLVTRYSLPIEECERLISHFKFSASMDIGEKRRPQNGSYSIMVDHQQIGLRLSTLPGNKKESLVIRLLPEHHTIPSYQVSLFPYMTNKLLALLKHAHGLIILTGPTGSGKTTTLYTLLEKSTNLFDRNVIALEDPIEKESDAVLQVQVNEKAGISYATGLKAILRHDPDIIMVGEIRDSETAKTAVRAALTGHLVLSTMHTRDAKGAIYRLLEFGVDWIEIEQTLVAVTAQRLVELSCTLCTAECSNACFGCERSKKACVFELLAGQPLSHVIQEARGEKRAYDYTTLRKVISKGIALGFIKETEYDRWVLDNEIK
- a CDS encoding Spx/MgsR family RNA polymerase-binding regulatory protein codes for the protein MNDLIFFTYPSCTSCRKTKKWLTANAVAYEERHLFKETPTSEELKVLLSLTTEGLDELLATRSRVFKSLNQDMNDLTLSQVINMLVEEPRLLKRPIVTDGKKLVVGYNPDALKSILNRKMIKKVAS
- a CDS encoding helix-turn-helix transcriptional regulator, producing the protein MEQTLKITNVLSDPTRYYIYQYITKRHQEVTVQEIADNFNIHPNVARLHLSKLEDVNMLISETKKTGKGGRPSRLYRLSDDLIQLNFPFRDYQMLAKITMESMLSLGEEGHKVLRMTGKRFGKEMIEQEMTRSHNGEFPTFEKKLNTLKNAATMAGFYPEFEVSEDQTRIYFQIFNCPFKEIATEHPDAVCETHHEFLKGMFESLFNDVELLEKQNIIKGCEACAYQALITN
- a CDS encoding DUF2626 domain-containing protein is translated as MDRMFRVLGFWTGIFAVMFYLGHMPQTSLLFFGQTGFFILLSYLKLSERMYIYIFGAYLTVFFVGFTYWSTFMMTPGAGGH